The following proteins come from a genomic window of Pyxidicoccus sp. MSG2:
- a CDS encoding zinc-ribbon domain-containing protein, with the protein MRIVCQKCAAAYAIDDRLITAKGVRAQCPRCRHLQLVRRDPTAAPAVGAPAPTPQPAAPATPAPPTPEAAPAAPAADDLFGDFGSPPPAAATPPRPAPAAAAPPRPAQGGGGAPGSDLFSDFGAMPSPTPASAPPVDPFAAPGLASPAASGAGNAAAVEDPLLDFLGPAPSAPPELVARVPVAPSPGGASAPRAASPAASAGKPATGGCRSCGKPLTDSFDQALGMCDDCRQRQPASAVPAAETPVPVPVAAAGADFLPPLTSLEAGSASASPLPPEPRSAPRASAAPALGAEPRSNSSPRIPISTDIIPDMGPEPRSGPRAAAPSMGPEPRSGVRNSSISSVRTGTAQLPAADRASGGRRGALLGVLAVVLLGGGAGAYFLYAKHQDDVRRNAPPPAPPPVPEAVQASLSRWKLKYLEELTGTTSAEKLAEGQQQLARDERFAYGEAEESFQQALLLDPQSDAAIAGYVQALALGRGSGMDDATFQEASALVETAQARSGRTASLLLSNANLLLVRSRQPERMEQARKLAEELLALPKVTDEQKAEAHLVLGRVFLSSSRELARTHFDDAQKLAPDLKRVAYYRALAHESAGEYSLALATLRKRLAANPGDWDSLAVTSRIYQEVGEHGEARKLYEARVKADPTELRALLPLAMLRYQSEDNPTAAVRELRALLKNRSRYENPEVAEVLVHLAAAQRSANDADGAAKSAEEALTLVKALPEAHLQVFLVALGRRDAAKAREHFTGFQGRLDDASLEKVLEGRLLLLEKKPAEAVERFQEAVRLDGRRLDAQLLAGVASASAKRRDDAFRALNPALQSDPMRLAPRPVATRFWLRPHDTVEGVEGNLLALAEGPEDPSPLLYEGLLRFHQDNFDAAERHFRDVLEVDANNAAALAYRSLIALERGNTSEAKALGARAAAEGRQMPIAHLALGLALAESRQVEPAKRSLRDALALAPALLSAQARLAELDAPQRRDVARDTLVRVVGLDPSYLPAKRMLYQLER; encoded by the coding sequence ATGCGCATCGTCTGTCAGAAATGCGCGGCCGCCTATGCGATCGATGATCGACTGATCACCGCCAAGGGCGTTCGCGCGCAGTGTCCCCGTTGCCGGCACCTGCAGCTCGTGCGGCGCGATCCCACGGCCGCGCCCGCAGTTGGCGCGCCGGCTCCCACGCCGCAGCCCGCGGCGCCCGCCACCCCGGCTCCTCCCACTCCGGAGGCCGCGCCCGCGGCCCCGGCCGCGGACGACCTCTTCGGAGACTTCGGCTCGCCTCCGCCCGCGGCCGCCACGCCGCCCCGTCCCGCGCCAGCGGCCGCGGCGCCACCCCGTCCCGCACAGGGTGGGGGTGGTGCACCGGGCTCGGACCTGTTCTCCGACTTCGGCGCGATGCCGTCTCCCACCCCCGCGTCCGCGCCGCCGGTGGACCCGTTCGCGGCTCCCGGCCTCGCGTCGCCGGCCGCCTCGGGGGCGGGCAATGCCGCCGCCGTGGAGGACCCGCTGCTGGACTTCCTCGGGCCGGCACCCTCCGCGCCTCCCGAGCTCGTGGCGCGCGTGCCCGTGGCGCCTTCGCCCGGTGGGGCCTCCGCCCCGCGCGCGGCGTCCCCCGCCGCCTCGGCTGGGAAGCCGGCCACGGGCGGCTGCCGCTCCTGTGGCAAGCCGCTGACGGACTCCTTCGACCAGGCGCTCGGCATGTGCGACGACTGCCGGCAGCGGCAGCCGGCGTCGGCCGTGCCCGCGGCGGAGACCCCCGTGCCCGTGCCTGTTGCCGCGGCGGGCGCGGACTTCCTGCCGCCGCTCACCTCGCTGGAAGCGGGCTCTGCGTCCGCGTCTCCGCTGCCGCCCGAGCCTCGCAGCGCCCCGCGTGCCTCCGCGGCCCCCGCGCTGGGGGCGGAGCCGAGGAGCAACAGCAGCCCGCGCATTCCCATCAGCACCGACATCATCCCCGACATGGGCCCGGAGCCCCGCAGCGGTCCCCGCGCGGCCGCGCCGTCCATGGGGCCCGAGCCCCGAAGTGGCGTGCGCAACTCCAGCATCTCCTCGGTGCGGACGGGCACCGCGCAACTCCCGGCCGCGGACCGCGCATCCGGTGGGCGGCGGGGCGCGCTCCTGGGGGTGCTCGCGGTGGTGCTCCTCGGCGGTGGCGCCGGGGCGTACTTCCTCTACGCGAAGCACCAGGATGACGTACGTCGCAATGCACCGCCGCCAGCGCCGCCGCCCGTCCCCGAAGCGGTGCAGGCCTCGCTGTCGCGCTGGAAGCTGAAGTACCTGGAGGAGCTCACCGGCACCACCAGCGCGGAGAAGCTGGCGGAGGGGCAGCAGCAGCTCGCCCGGGACGAGCGCTTCGCGTACGGCGAGGCGGAGGAGTCCTTCCAGCAGGCGCTGCTCCTGGACCCGCAGAGCGACGCGGCCATCGCCGGCTACGTACAGGCGCTGGCGCTGGGCCGTGGCTCGGGCATGGATGACGCCACCTTCCAGGAGGCGAGCGCGCTGGTGGAGACCGCGCAGGCCCGCTCCGGCCGCACGGCGTCGCTGCTGCTGTCGAACGCGAACCTGCTGCTGGTCCGCTCGCGGCAGCCGGAGCGGATGGAGCAGGCGCGCAAGCTGGCCGAGGAACTGCTGGCCCTCCCCAAGGTCACCGACGAGCAGAAGGCGGAGGCGCACCTGGTGCTGGGGCGCGTCTTCCTGTCCTCGTCCCGCGAGCTGGCGCGCACGCACTTCGACGACGCGCAGAAGCTCGCCCCGGACCTCAAGCGCGTGGCGTACTACCGCGCGCTGGCGCACGAGTCGGCCGGTGAGTACTCGCTCGCGCTGGCCACGCTGCGCAAGCGCCTGGCGGCGAACCCCGGGGACTGGGACAGCCTGGCCGTCACCTCGCGCATCTACCAGGAGGTGGGGGAGCACGGGGAGGCGCGCAAGCTGTACGAGGCGCGCGTGAAGGCGGACCCCACCGAGCTGCGTGCGCTGCTGCCGCTGGCCATGCTGCGCTACCAGTCGGAGGACAACCCCACCGCCGCCGTGCGTGAGCTGCGCGCGCTCCTGAAGAACCGCTCCCGCTACGAGAACCCCGAGGTGGCCGAGGTGTTGGTGCACCTGGCGGCCGCGCAGCGCTCCGCCAACGACGCGGACGGGGCGGCGAAGTCGGCCGAGGAGGCCCTGACGCTGGTGAAGGCACTGCCCGAGGCGCACCTCCAGGTCTTCCTGGTGGCCCTGGGCCGCCGCGACGCCGCGAAGGCGCGGGAGCACTTCACGGGCTTCCAGGGGCGCCTGGATGACGCCTCGCTGGAGAAGGTGCTCGAGGGCCGGCTGCTGCTCCTGGAGAAGAAGCCCGCCGAGGCGGTGGAGCGCTTCCAGGAGGCGGTGCGGCTGGATGGGCGCAGGCTGGATGCGCAGTTGCTGGCCGGCGTGGCCTCCGCGAGCGCGAAGCGGCGGGACGACGCCTTCCGCGCGCTCAACCCGGCGCTCCAATCGGACCCGATGCGGCTGGCGCCCCGGCCGGTGGCGACGCGCTTCTGGCTGCGCCCGCACGACACGGTGGAGGGGGTGGAGGGCAACCTCCTCGCACTGGCCGAAGGGCCGGAGGACCCGTCCCCGCTCCTGTACGAGGGCCTGCTGCGCTTCCACCAGGACAACTTCGACGCGGCCGAGCGGCACTTCCGCGACGTGCTGGAGGTGGACGCGAACAACGCGGCGGCGCTCGCGTACCGCTCGCTCATCGCGCTCGAGCGCGGCAACACGTCCGAGGCGAAGGCCCTGGGCGCGCGCGCGGCCGCGGAGGGCCGGCAGATGCCCATCGCCCACCTGGCGCTGGGGCTTGCGCTGGCGGAGTCCCGGCAGGTGGAGCCCGCAAAGCGCTCGCTGAGGGACGCGCTGGCGCTGGCGCCCGCGCTGCTGTCGGCGCAGGCGCGGCTGGCGGAGCTGGATGCGCCCCAGCGGCGCGACGTGGCACGAGACACCCTGGTGCGCGTGGTGGGGTTG
- the purH gene encoding bifunctional phosphoribosylaminoimidazolecarboxamide formyltransferase/IMP cyclohydrolase, with amino-acid sequence MLALLSVSDKRGLVPFAQGLVRLGFRLLSTGGTLEALKGAGVPATKVSEHTQSPEILGGRVKTLHPRIHGGLLGRVDLEGDRAEMKAHGIEPISLVAVNLYPFRQTVASGAAEADVIEQIDIGGPAMVRASAKNFRHVAVVVDPDDYPTVLAELEQQKAVGEETRRKLMRKAFAHTAAYDASISAWLSGGAGEPFPGELSLAYQKAQDLRYGENPHQRGAFYREHSAPSEPTVAFSKVLQGKELSYNNILDLDAALGLLLEFPEKPCAVIIKHNTPCGVSVDDALVKAYRTARAVDEVSAFGGIVALNREVDEATAQAMAETFLEAVIAPSYSAAALQVLAAKKNLRLLEAGPALASPQARPRAQLDARSVSGGLLLMDRDAVEPALSWKVVSKRAPTPEEERALRFAWKVCKHVKSNAIVFSSGDQLLAQGGGQTNRVDSVRIAMKRGGEALKGSAVASDAFFPFRDGLDEAARAGATCVVHPGGSVRDAEVIAAADEHGMAMVLTGVRHFRH; translated from the coding sequence GTGCTGGCTCTCCTCAGCGTTTCCGACAAGCGCGGTCTGGTCCCCTTCGCCCAGGGCCTCGTTCGCCTGGGTTTCCGGTTGCTCTCCACCGGAGGCACGCTGGAGGCGCTCAAGGGTGCCGGCGTCCCGGCCACCAAGGTGTCCGAACACACGCAGAGCCCCGAGATTCTCGGTGGCCGCGTGAAGACGCTGCACCCCCGCATCCACGGTGGCCTGCTGGGCCGCGTGGACCTGGAGGGTGACAGGGCGGAGATGAAGGCGCACGGCATCGAGCCCATCTCCCTCGTCGCGGTGAACCTGTACCCGTTCCGCCAGACGGTGGCCTCGGGCGCCGCCGAGGCGGACGTCATCGAGCAGATTGACATCGGCGGGCCGGCGATGGTGCGCGCGTCCGCGAAGAACTTCCGGCACGTCGCCGTCGTCGTGGACCCGGACGACTACCCCACGGTGCTCGCGGAGTTGGAGCAGCAGAAGGCGGTGGGCGAGGAGACGCGGCGCAAGCTGATGCGCAAGGCCTTCGCGCACACGGCGGCCTACGACGCGTCCATCTCCGCGTGGCTGTCGGGTGGCGCGGGCGAGCCCTTCCCGGGCGAGCTGTCGCTGGCGTACCAGAAGGCGCAAGACTTGAGGTACGGGGAGAACCCGCACCAGCGCGGCGCCTTCTACCGCGAGCACTCCGCGCCGTCCGAGCCGACGGTGGCCTTCTCCAAGGTGCTGCAGGGCAAGGAGCTCTCGTACAACAACATCCTCGACCTGGACGCTGCGCTGGGGCTGCTGCTGGAGTTCCCGGAGAAGCCCTGCGCGGTCATCATCAAGCACAACACCCCGTGTGGCGTGTCGGTGGATGACGCGCTGGTGAAGGCGTACCGCACGGCGCGCGCGGTGGACGAGGTGTCCGCCTTCGGCGGCATCGTCGCCCTCAATCGCGAGGTGGACGAGGCCACCGCCCAGGCGATGGCGGAGACCTTCCTGGAGGCGGTCATCGCGCCGTCCTACTCGGCCGCGGCGCTCCAGGTGCTGGCGGCGAAGAAGAACCTGCGGTTGCTGGAGGCGGGCCCCGCGCTTGCCTCGCCGCAAGCCCGGCCGAGGGCCCAGCTCGACGCCAGGAGCGTGTCTGGCGGTCTGCTCCTCATGGACCGGGACGCCGTCGAGCCCGCGCTCAGCTGGAAGGTGGTCTCCAAGCGTGCTCCCACGCCGGAGGAGGAGCGGGCCCTTCGCTTCGCCTGGAAGGTGTGCAAGCACGTGAAGAGCAACGCCATCGTGTTCTCCTCGGGGGACCAGCTCCTCGCGCAGGGCGGCGGTCAGACGAACCGGGTGGACTCGGTGCGCATCGCGATGAAGCGCGGCGGCGAGGCCCTCAAGGGGAGCGCCGTGGCCTCGGACGCCTTCTTCCCCTTCCGGGACGGGCTGGATGAGGCCGCCCGGGCTGGTGCGACATGTGTGGTCCACCCTGGCGGCTCGGTCCGGGACGCGGAGGTCATCGCCGCGGCGGACGAACATGGGATGGCCATGGTGCTGACGGGAGTGCGACACTTCCGTCACTGA
- a CDS encoding sigma factor-like helix-turn-helix DNA-binding protein, with protein sequence MSEVKQLQEEGGDQETEQAQERRRSKTMSRKEMARDLRRRRLTGQVDPEEADLLKQMDDTRPRTRADCVNGPRPCMFVSCKHNLYLDVNPETGSIKLNFPDKEIWELEHTCALDVAEKGGITLEEVGEIMNLTRERIRQVETRGLMKLREATEAEPPISARKP encoded by the coding sequence ATGTCGGAAGTGAAGCAACTGCAGGAGGAGGGCGGGGACCAGGAAACGGAGCAGGCGCAGGAGCGCCGCCGTTCCAAGACGATGTCGCGCAAGGAGATGGCGCGCGACCTGAGACGGCGTCGTCTGACTGGCCAGGTGGACCCGGAAGAGGCGGACCTGCTGAAGCAGATGGACGACACGCGGCCGCGCACCCGCGCGGATTGTGTGAATGGCCCGCGCCCGTGCATGTTCGTCTCCTGCAAGCACAACCTCTATCTGGACGTGAATCCGGAGACGGGGTCCATCAAGCTCAACTTCCCCGACAAGGAAATCTGGGAGCTCGAGCACACCTGCGCCCTGGACGTGGCGGAGAAGGGCGGCATCACGCTCGAGGAGGTGGGTGAAATCATGAACCTCACCCGCGAGCGCATCCGCCAGGTGGAGACGCGCGGCCTCATGAAGCTGCGTGAGGCCACCGAGGCCGAGCCGCCGATTTCGGCCCGCAAGCCCTGA
- a CDS encoding MerR family transcriptional regulator — protein MDSMDLLAPDEIARIERENAGGLPASAILEIFRPRGVRLSEATFRKYVQAGLLPRSRRVGRKGKHQGSRGLYPVEAVRRINVIKKMMAEGHTLEDIKRSYVFHANHIDQLERDLAGLLNGFQEELGDRAFGGEHRRTLEVELATLRQRAQDLVRDVARLGSAVTAREDETIRSQ, from the coding sequence ATGGATTCGATGGACCTGCTGGCTCCCGACGAGATTGCTCGGATCGAGCGCGAGAACGCGGGCGGCCTGCCCGCGAGCGCCATCCTGGAAATCTTCCGGCCTCGGGGCGTGCGGCTGTCGGAGGCGACGTTCCGCAAGTACGTCCAGGCGGGACTGCTACCGCGCAGCCGCCGTGTGGGCCGCAAGGGGAAGCATCAGGGGAGCCGGGGGCTCTACCCGGTGGAAGCGGTGCGCCGCATCAATGTCATCAAGAAGATGATGGCGGAGGGGCACACCCTGGAGGACATCAAGCGCTCCTACGTCTTCCATGCCAACCACATCGACCAGCTGGAGCGGGACCTGGCGGGTCTATTGAACGGGTTCCAGGAGGAACTGGGGGACCGCGCCTTTGGAGGGGAGCACCGTCGTACCCTCGAGGTGGAGTTGGCAACCCTGAGGCAAAGAGCGCAGGATCTGGTCCGGGATGTGGCCCGGCTGGGCAGCGCAGTAACCGCACGCGAAGACGAAACCATCCGTTCGCAATAA
- a CDS encoding serine/threonine-protein kinase: MTLEVGTHIGKYVVRRKLAEGGMAEIYLCTARGAEGFEKEVVIKRVRAFLASDPEFVGMFIAEARLASRLNHANVVQIFDFDKHEDTYYLAMEYVRGCSLWELRKRCKELMEPVPPVMVAHIGTEVARGLHYAHRVKVNGQPLDLVHRDVTPHNVLLSFDGAVKLTDFGIAKAGNKLTQPGVLKGKFAYMSPEQARGEAVDARTDIFALGVVLWEMLTGGRLFDGDSEVAVLRAVQQSAIPPPARLNPDVPEDLDAVIVRALDREPAARFQTAGELERALAQCVLKHAKTVDDTDLSAFMRRLFPTSLTQALPTVQERTHVEDAPVPPGVDVRVQVPREPTAVMPGVSSGRGVAVAPTPDEDINAPTFVLPRRDEAEAAPSVPLPPMATPMMPLPAVASSPVPRPMPPVAAPVATVRPSRPEGTPAVTGEGSDAGAASGTPSGGRRPSPPEGVSSVSGRRPSQPDGVSSVSGRRPSQPDGVSSVGRNVPSAAPGVGAPLLEAASDDEAPDTVSSTGPDGLEAHGSVEAPARRAPSGGLPAYAQGPEKPVARRRPLALGLSAAVGLAVLGGGVAVMRFRAQAASTETAPASGSAATTAPGTGGTPPTGTSGTATAPAVKADVPARPSVPGSIPAGTGSAPVAARGDGSPDSDTAEVDGLKREEALGTEPRPAAGDSRPAAADTQDSQPAASTGTLQVRASPYATVFINGKRMGEVSGRASYKLSPGTYKLHFEHPAGDKWFDVTVAAGTSVLREFRAPRAH; the protein is encoded by the coding sequence TTGACGCTCGAAGTCGGCACCCACATCGGCAAGTACGTCGTCCGTCGCAAGCTCGCCGAGGGCGGGATGGCGGAGATCTACCTGTGCACGGCCCGGGGCGCCGAGGGCTTCGAGAAGGAGGTCGTCATCAAGCGGGTGCGCGCCTTCCTCGCGAGCGACCCCGAGTTCGTCGGGATGTTCATCGCCGAGGCGCGCCTGGCCTCCCGGCTCAACCACGCCAACGTGGTGCAGATCTTCGACTTCGACAAGCACGAGGACACGTACTACCTGGCCATGGAGTACGTGCGCGGCTGCTCGCTGTGGGAGCTGCGCAAGCGGTGCAAGGAATTGATGGAGCCGGTGCCGCCGGTGATGGTGGCGCACATCGGCACGGAGGTGGCGCGCGGGCTGCACTACGCGCACCGGGTCAAGGTGAACGGGCAGCCGCTGGACCTGGTGCACCGGGACGTCACCCCGCACAACGTGCTGCTGTCCTTCGACGGCGCGGTGAAGCTGACCGACTTCGGCATCGCCAAGGCGGGCAACAAGCTCACGCAGCCCGGCGTGCTCAAGGGCAAGTTCGCGTACATGTCCCCCGAGCAGGCCCGCGGCGAGGCCGTGGATGCGCGTACGGACATCTTCGCCCTGGGCGTGGTGCTGTGGGAGATGCTCACCGGCGGGCGGCTGTTCGACGGGGACTCCGAGGTGGCGGTGCTGCGCGCGGTGCAGCAGAGCGCCATTCCACCTCCGGCCCGCCTCAACCCGGATGTGCCGGAGGACCTGGACGCCGTCATCGTGCGCGCGCTGGACCGGGAGCCGGCGGCCCGCTTCCAGACGGCGGGAGAGCTGGAGCGCGCCCTGGCCCAGTGCGTGCTGAAGCACGCGAAGACGGTGGACGACACGGACCTGAGCGCCTTCATGCGGCGCCTGTTCCCCACCAGCCTCACCCAGGCCCTGCCCACGGTGCAGGAGCGGACGCACGTGGAGGACGCCCCGGTGCCTCCCGGCGTCGACGTGCGCGTGCAGGTGCCGCGCGAGCCCACGGCGGTGATGCCGGGTGTCTCGAGCGGGCGGGGCGTGGCGGTGGCGCCCACCCCGGACGAGGACATCAACGCGCCGACCTTCGTGCTGCCGCGCCGGGATGAGGCGGAGGCCGCGCCGTCCGTGCCGCTGCCGCCCATGGCCACGCCGATGATGCCGCTGCCAGCGGTGGCCTCCTCGCCGGTGCCTCGCCCCATGCCGCCGGTGGCCGCGCCCGTCGCCACGGTGAGACCGAGCCGTCCGGAGGGCACTCCCGCCGTGACGGGAGAGGGGAGTGACGCCGGGGCGGCGAGTGGTACGCCGTCCGGTGGCCGGAGGCCGAGCCCGCCCGAGGGCGTTTCCTCTGTCAGCGGTAGGAGGCCGAGCCAGCCCGACGGCGTTTCGTCCGTCAGTGGCCGGAGGCCGAGCCAGCCCGACGGCGTTTCGTCCGTTGGAAGGAACGTTCCTTCCGCCGCCCCGGGCGTCGGGGCGCCCTTACTGGAGGCGGCTTCGGACGACGAGGCACCAGACACCGTCTCGTCGACCGGGCCGGACGGCCTGGAGGCTCATGGCTCCGTCGAGGCTCCGGCGCGACGAGCTCCGTCCGGGGGCCTCCCGGCGTACGCACAGGGCCCGGAGAAGCCCGTGGCCCGCCGCCGCCCGCTGGCCCTGGGCCTGTCCGCGGCGGTGGGGCTGGCCGTCCTGGGCGGCGGCGTGGCGGTGATGCGCTTCCGCGCGCAGGCCGCGTCCACCGAGACGGCCCCCGCCAGCGGGAGTGCCGCCACGACGGCGCCGGGGACGGGTGGGACGCCGCCCACCGGTACCTCGGGCACGGCCACCGCGCCGGCCGTGAAGGCCGACGTGCCCGCCCGGCCTTCCGTCCCGGGAAGCATCCCCGCGGGCACCGGCAGCGCCCCCGTGGCCGCCCGTGGCGATGGAAGCCCCGACTCCGACACCGCCGAGGTGGATGGGCTGAAGCGCGAGGAGGCGCTCGGCACCGAGCCCCGGCCCGCCGCTGGCGACTCCCGCCCCGCGGCCGCCGACACCCAGGACAGCCAGCCGGCCGCGTCCACCGGCACGCTCCAGGTGCGGGCCTCGCCGTACGCCACCGTCTTCATCAACGGGAAGCGCATGGGCGAAGTCTCCGGGCGCGCCTCCTACAAGCTCTCCCCGGGCACCTACAAGCTGCACTTCGAGCACCCGGCCGGGGACAAGTGGTTCGACGTCACCGTCGCCGCCGGGACGTCGGTGCTTCGCGAGTTCCGCGCGCCCAGGGCCCACTGA
- a CDS encoding serine/threonine-protein kinase codes for MSIETYGRYQLLKRLATGGMAQIYLARRPGPDGEKLLVVKRILPHLTENDDFVKMFLDEARIAARLNHANVVQIFDLGAQDDSFFIAMEYIHGEDLRKLWRHSESRGMPLPVPLVCRILIEASAGLDYAHKRTDPTTGRPLGIVHRDVSPQNILVTFDGGVKVVDFGIAKAADQATITRSGVLKGKYSYMSPEQAAGLRVDCRSDIFALGVVLYELLTGMRLFKRTSDIQTLSAVSECRVLPPSQVTTRVPPDLDAIVLKALAKDPADRYQEAAQLQAALEAWLATHRLPSSPAHLSAYMKELYAERLAAEARSGEVQVEDSEGPSPRPDASSRRTGLRPAPRSSSMPEDATAALRPRPARRAEAEPEPERSGPRTTGARRVVEPAPGERPSRAGVSVVPPTPPRVEEEAPTLDGRAATRGTLTDVKLDVEPLPPVPDARPASRVPPPHTGRFEAGPPYPLHVEEDGPTLAMPEVRSSRIVLPVPAENEAEEDAPTLAMPEVVVRASRVVVPVPADDEAEEDAPTLSLGLSRPARAPQTRTDTAVPPGMGTQPRRWGWMAGAGLAVVVAVAVLLWAWPKTPPATVRLETVPPGATVVFNGQPLTEKTPLELPPVPAGQYPVEVSRDGYEVLRTTVDVPDTGSASAGLMRLVPVVPEPAPAPPRGEATPPPGSTRTGAPAPVRLRVETEPAEALVFVDGQPQGDAPAEMSVAPGREVAIRVEAARHHPLVRAVMVGTGPEQVEHFVLEPDPRATGASPGARSRSGMAWVRFAVQPWAQVTCSGKRLGETPFDVVELRVGSHDCRFFNPELKKTLNRRIEVKPIDINVVNVKFD; via the coding sequence GTGTCCATCGAAACCTATGGCAGGTATCAGCTCCTGAAGCGTCTCGCCACGGGCGGGATGGCGCAGATCTACCTCGCGCGCCGCCCGGGCCCAGACGGCGAGAAGCTGCTGGTCGTGAAGCGGATCCTCCCGCACCTCACGGAGAACGACGACTTCGTGAAGATGTTCCTGGATGAGGCGCGCATCGCCGCGCGGCTCAACCACGCGAACGTGGTGCAGATCTTCGACCTGGGCGCGCAGGACGACTCGTTCTTCATCGCCATGGAGTACATCCACGGCGAGGACCTGCGGAAGCTGTGGAGGCACTCCGAGTCGCGGGGGATGCCACTCCCGGTGCCGCTGGTGTGCCGCATCCTCATCGAGGCGAGCGCGGGCCTGGACTACGCGCACAAGCGCACGGACCCGACGACGGGGCGGCCGCTGGGCATCGTCCACCGCGACGTGTCCCCGCAGAACATCCTGGTGACGTTCGACGGCGGCGTGAAGGTGGTGGACTTCGGCATCGCCAAGGCGGCGGACCAGGCGACGATTACGCGCTCCGGGGTGCTGAAGGGGAAGTACTCGTACATGTCCCCGGAGCAGGCGGCCGGGCTGCGCGTGGATTGCCGCTCGGACATCTTCGCGTTGGGCGTGGTGCTGTACGAGCTGCTCACCGGGATGCGCCTGTTCAAGCGCACCAGCGACATCCAGACGCTGTCGGCGGTGTCCGAGTGCCGGGTGCTGCCGCCCTCGCAGGTGACGACGCGCGTGCCGCCGGACCTGGACGCCATCGTCCTCAAGGCGCTCGCGAAGGACCCGGCCGACCGCTACCAGGAGGCGGCGCAGCTCCAGGCCGCGCTGGAGGCGTGGCTGGCCACGCACCGGCTGCCCTCGTCGCCCGCGCACCTGTCCGCGTACATGAAGGAGCTGTACGCGGAGCGGCTGGCCGCGGAGGCCCGCTCGGGCGAGGTGCAGGTGGAGGACTCCGAGGGGCCTTCGCCGCGCCCGGACGCCTCGTCGCGGCGCACGGGCCTGAGGCCGGCGCCGCGTTCCAGTTCGATGCCAGAGGACGCGACGGCCGCGCTGCGCCCTCGCCCGGCACGGCGCGCGGAAGCAGAGCCCGAGCCGGAGCGCTCCGGGCCCCGGACGACGGGAGCGCGGCGCGTGGTGGAGCCTGCCCCGGGTGAGCGTCCCTCCCGCGCGGGCGTGAGCGTGGTGCCGCCGACGCCGCCTCGCGTGGAGGAGGAGGCGCCGACGCTGGATGGCCGCGCCGCCACGCGGGGGACGCTGACGGACGTGAAGCTGGATGTGGAGCCCCTGCCGCCGGTGCCGGACGCGCGCCCGGCGTCGCGGGTGCCGCCGCCCCACACGGGCCGGTTCGAGGCGGGCCCGCCCTATCCCCTCCATGTGGAGGAGGACGGCCCCACGCTGGCGATGCCAGAGGTGCGCTCCTCGCGCATCGTGCTGCCCGTCCCCGCGGAGAACGAGGCGGAGGAGGACGCCCCCACGCTGGCCATGCCCGAGGTGGTGGTGCGCGCCTCGCGGGTGGTGGTTCCGGTGCCCGCGGACGACGAGGCGGAGGAGGATGCGCCCACGCTGTCGCTGGGCCTGTCCCGCCCGGCCCGGGCGCCGCAGACTCGCACGGACACGGCCGTCCCCCCGGGGATGGGGACGCAGCCGAGGCGCTGGGGGTGGATGGCCGGGGCGGGGCTGGCGGTGGTCGTCGCGGTGGCGGTGCTGCTGTGGGCCTGGCCGAAGACTCCGCCCGCCACGGTGCGGCTGGAGACGGTGCCGCCCGGAGCCACCGTGGTCTTCAACGGCCAGCCGCTCACGGAGAAGACGCCGCTGGAGCTGCCGCCAGTGCCGGCCGGCCAGTACCCCGTCGAGGTGAGCCGGGACGGCTATGAGGTGCTGCGGACCACGGTGGACGTGCCGGACACGGGCTCGGCGTCCGCCGGGCTGATGCGGCTGGTGCCGGTGGTGCCGGAGCCCGCTCCCGCTCCGCCTCGCGGCGAGGCCACCCCGCCGCCCGGGTCGACGAGGACGGGGGCCCCCGCACCGGTGCGGCTGCGGGTGGAGACGGAGCCCGCGGAGGCGCTCGTCTTCGTGGATGGCCAGCCGCAGGGAGACGCGCCGGCCGAGATGTCCGTGGCACCGGGGCGCGAGGTGGCGATACGGGTGGAGGCGGCGAGGCACCATCCGCTGGTGCGCGCGGTGATGGTGGGGACGGGGCCCGAGCAGGTGGAGCACTTCGTGCTGGAGCCGGACCCGCGGGCGACGGGCGCGAGCCCCGGGGCGCGGAGCCGCTCGGGCATGGCCTGGGTCCGCTTCGCGGTGCAGCCCTGGGCGCAGGTGACGTGCAGCGGGAAGCGCCTGGGGGAGACGCCGTTCGACGTCGTCGAGCTGCGGGTGGGGTCGCATGACTGCCGGTTCTTCAACCCCGAGCTCAAGAAGACGCTCAACCGACGTATCGAGGTAAAGCCCATCGACATCAACGTGGTGAACGTGAAGTTCGACTAG